The Nitrospirota bacterium genome has a window encoding:
- the cysQ gene encoding 3'(2'),5'-bisphosphate nucleotidase CysQ, which produces MKIDISDLILMSRQAGEAIMEFYKTDHQIDYKDDNSPVTAADTAAHDIIMKGLKEKYGDIPCISEEGNLPQYDERKEWTYFWLVDPLDGTKEFIGRRGDFTVNIALINGDRPVIGVIYVPAKGLLYYASIDGGAWKAEGTGDASRIHVRNTNPSDSLIVVGSRLHSSKEEEQYIVNLKVKEKKSFGSSLKFCAVAEGAADIYPRFNPTMEWDTAAGQCIVEVAGGTVEDQSGRRLKYNKPSLKNDSFIVSGFIRK; this is translated from the coding sequence ATGAAAATTGATATCAGCGATCTTATACTGATGTCCAGACAGGCCGGAGAGGCCATTATGGAGTTTTATAAAACAGACCATCAGATAGATTACAAGGATGACAACTCTCCTGTAACGGCCGCAGATACAGCGGCTCACGATATTATCATGAAAGGTTTAAAGGAGAAGTATGGTGATATACCGTGCATCTCAGAAGAAGGGAACCTGCCACAATATGATGAGAGGAAAGAGTGGACCTACTTCTGGCTGGTTGACCCCCTTGACGGTACAAAGGAATTCATCGGCAGGCGGGGGGACTTTACAGTCAATATAGCACTTATTAATGGGGACAGACCTGTGATAGGTGTCATATATGTGCCGGCAAAGGGGTTGTTGTATTATGCATCTATTGACGGAGGGGCATGGAAGGCAGAGGGTACAGGTGACGCTTCAAGGATACATGTCAGGAATACAAACCCTTCTGACAGTTTAATCGTCGTCGGAAGCCGTCTTCACAGCTCAAAGGAAGAGGAACAATACATAGTCAACCTTAAGGTTAAGGAGAAGAAATCATTCGGAAGCTCCCTGAAATTTTGTGCAGTAGCTGAAGGTGCGGCAGACATATATCCCAGGTTTAACCCTACAATGGAATGGGATACAGCGGCAGGACAGTGCATCGTGGAGGTCGCGGGTGGTACTGTTGAGGACCAATCAGGCCGTCGGCTTAAGTATAATAAGCCTTCATTGAAGAATGACAGCTTTATTGTTTCTGGTTTCATCCGAAAATAG